A stretch of Gossypium hirsutum isolate 1008001.06 chromosome A06, Gossypium_hirsutum_v2.1, whole genome shotgun sequence DNA encodes these proteins:
- the LOC107963126 gene encoding two-pore potassium channel 1, giving the protein MADEDVRQSLLSSTNDSLNLNETKAIQRRKSHHRSKGPSEKESQEQEKVLQPLINVEPTFVGLEFRIKYVLLLLALYLGIGTIWFFLIKNQIYGKKTNGVIDAIYFCVVTMTSVGYGDLVPHSTLAKILSCIYAFTGVSLVGLILSNAADYIAEKQGILLVKAMLKNEKFNTAEVLMDVETNRDKYKFLMTSLLLVVLIISGISFLILVEGMEFIDAFYCVCSTMTTLGYGDKSFSTQEGRIFAILWILSSTICLGQFFLYLAALYTERRQKSLVKWVLNRKLTPSDLEAADMDHDEVVSAAEFILYKLKEMGKVCQDDILLLMERFKALDVDHSGTLTTDDLILS; this is encoded by the exons ATGGCTGATGAAGATGTTAGGCAGTCTTTACTTTCGTCTACCAATGATTCACTAAATCTCAACGAGACGAAGGCCATTCAAAGAAGAAAGTCACATCACCGGTCAAAGGGTCCTTCAGAGAAAGAATCTCAAGAGCAAGAAAAGGTGTTGCAGCCTCTTATAAACGTTGAACCAACATTTGTAGGATTAGAGTTTAGGATCAAGTATGTGTTATTGTTGTTAGCCTTGTATCTAGGTATAGGCACCATTTGGTTTTTCCTTATCAAGAACCAGATTTATGGTAAGAAAACCAATGGGGTCATAGATGCTATTTACTTCTGTGTTGTGACAATGACCTCAGTGGGATACGGGGACCTTGTACCCCACAGCACATTGGCTAAGATACTTTCCTGCATTTATGCTTTCACTGGTGTGTCTCTTGTTGGTTTAATTCTAAGTAATGCAGCTGATTACATTGCGGAAAAGCAGGGAATTCTCTTGGTTAAAGCCATGCTTAAGAATGAAAAGTTCAATACAGCTGAGGTACTTATGGATGTTGAAACCAACAGAGACAAATATAAATTCTTGATGACTTCACTGCTACTTGTGGTGCTTATAATTTCTGGGATAAGCTTCTTAATTCTAGTTGAAGGAATGGAATTCATTGATGCTTTTTACTGTGTATGTTCCACAATGACCACCCTTGGGTATGGGGACAAAAGCTTTTCAACACAAGAGGGACGTATCTTTGCTATTTTGTGGATACTGAGTAGCACGATTTGTTTAGGTCAGTTCTTTCTCTATCTAGCAGCGCTATACACTGAGAGAAGACAAAAATCACTGGTTAAATGGGTTCTTAATAGAAAGCTAACTCCTTCAGACCTTGAGGCAGCAGATATGGATCACGATGAGGTGGTAAG TGCTGCAGAGTTCATATTATATAAGCTGAAGGAAATGGGAAAGGTTTGCCAGGATGACATTTTGCTATTGATGGAAAGGTTCAAAGCTCTTGATGTTGATCACTCGGGAACTTTGACTACAGATGATTTGATTTTGTCCTAA